From one Branchiostoma floridae strain S238N-H82 chromosome 3, Bfl_VNyyK, whole genome shotgun sequence genomic stretch:
- the LOC118411843 gene encoding zinc finger protein 723-like, which produces MVHTRGKPYKCDQCDFCTARKGDLDTHIAEHSGEKPYLCEKCGYRTADKIQLSRHMRLHLHTEQRHRCDQCAFSTLLKSSLDNHKLKHASEKPYMCGECGYRTDHFYKHTEQKLYKFDQCDHCTARKCYLDKRMAKHAVEKPYKCDQCDFCTAKQAQLEKHIGKHKHTADEKPLMCGLCGFRTGVKSSLSSHLKKHREAV; this is translated from the exons ATGGTACATACCAGAGGGAAGccgtacaaatgtgaccagtgtgacttctgCACAGCTAGGAAAGGGGACCTGGACACACACATAGCTGAACActccggtgagaaaccctacttatgtgagaagtgtgggtacaggacagccgACAAGATTCAGCTATCTCGTCATATGAGGTTGCATCTCCATACAGAACAAAGGCACCGGTGTGACCAGTGTGCCTTCAGCACGCTTTTGAAATCGAGTTTGGACAACCACAAGTTAAAACATGCAAGTGAAaagccttacatgtgtggggagtgtgggtacaggacagatCACTTCTAT AAACATACAGAACAGAAGCTGTACAAGTTTGACCAGTGTGACCACTGCACAGCTAGGAAATGTTACTTGGACAAACGCATGGCTAAACACGCTgtggagaaaccgtacaagtgtgaccagtgtgacttctgTACAGCAAAGCAAGCACAGTTGGAGAAACACATAGGTAAACACAAGCACACGGCTGATGAGAAACCTTTAATGTGTGGTTTGTGTGGATTCAGGACAGGTGTCAAGTCTAGTCTGTCAAGTCATTTaaagaaacacagagaagcTGTGTGA